A stretch of the Acomys russatus chromosome 23, mAcoRus1.1, whole genome shotgun sequence genome encodes the following:
- the LOC127206421 gene encoding LOW QUALITY PROTEIN: small vasohibin-binding protein-like (The sequence of the model RefSeq protein was modified relative to this genomic sequence to represent the inferred CDS: inserted 4 bases in 2 codons) gives MNPPARKEKSKVKEPAFRVEKAKQKSAQWKLKQRXRAEIYALRXLTELVLQQFGKFCKQMQPPVEWASLHPSQWTWGLCL, from the exons ATGAATCCGCCTGCCCGGAAAGAAAAGTCCAAAGTTAAAGAACCTGCCTTCAGAGTGGAGAAGGCTAAGCAGAAATCTGCCCAGTGGAAGCTAAagcaaag aagagcagagatctATGCTCTCAG ACTGACGGAGCTGGTGCTGCAGCAGTTCGGTAAGTTCTGTAAGCAGATGCAGCCGCCTGTGGAGTGGGCCAGCCTGCATCCCAGTCAGTGGACCTGGGGCCTTTGTCTGTGA